The DNA segment AAAGTCTTATAAGTGGTGTTAAGATGATGAAAGCTTTACCCTCCAGTTAGAAGAAGGCGACCGAGAGTAGCAATGACAAGCCTTGAACGAAGACCAGGGTGTACAAAGTAAACAACTTGGAGTCTCTCTTTGATCTCCGAAGGAAGATCCTCGTAGATCCATCTTAAGATGGTAATCCCCGGCGAGTTCTCATCCTTTTGAACCGTGCTATGCATGTAAACCAAGCAGAAAGGTCCCTCTGGACACTCGTTGCTAATCTTCTGGAATATATACTTCTTCAGCCTCTCTGCACTCACCACAcgagctgacaaaaaaaaaaatcacttaaagACCTTTAAAAAATGAGTTATGTAATGAAACAGAATGTTAGTGAGGGATGATCTAACAAACTTGTAACTAACTTTTCTCATTGATTAATTCAATAACAGAGTAACAGAGTTCGTTTTTGTAAACTTCTGTGATTGTTCCCGGTTTACTAAACCACACTAAACCAATACTAAACACGGTTATCTACTAGACCAGGCTAAAATAATCAAAGTTAGCATCTTTTTTTACCGGGAAAAAACTTTCCGACGACGCGGAAGATTCGGTTACCGGACTTATCGGAGCCTTGGAGGGTGAAGAAGTGGAGGAGATCGAGATCGGCGAAGTCTTCGTCGCCGAGGTATTGAGGACAGTCGTGCCAGTTCTCTTGCTCGTCGACTTCATCGGTTCTCGTTAAGAACGGTCGAGCGTCGACGCCTAGATCGGAAGCTAAGACTACCACCGAAAAGTCTTCTGCCATCGTCGGAAACTCTCTCCTCCGTCGTCTCACGGATCTTTTCTAACTCGAGTGTGTTTTGGTTAAGGATCAAAAGGCTTAATACTAACCTGCGGGAGAGTACATGATATTTTACGTGGAATGAACACGTGGCGTAATCTTAATGAATGTTAGGCTATGATCTAATTGATGTACACGTGGCAAGATCTTTGGCTCAAGATCAAGTGGTTATATTAGCCTGCGGGGGATTTTACGTGGATCTTAACACGTGGCGAAATCAAAATGAATCTAGACGGATTTTGAAAAACCGAAAGTACCCTTGACGATCTAAAACCTTTTTTACACGACGGCGGTTAAAAACGCCATCGTTTGATCTTCCTTTTCTTCTCGGCAAATCTCTCAGGAGgaggaaaaaagaaagatgGCGACTTCGCGGTTACAGATGGAAGGAGATGACTCTGTACTTCTCCACGTAACTCACTCCAACCTCAAGAGCTTCGCTGCCGATGTTCGTTTCTCTCCGCAAGTGAGTATCTTTTTCAGACACACTGTTTCTTACACGTGTTGCTTGATGTCTCTAAagtcaagttttttttaatgttgtctGAAGATGAATGTGGAAGCTGTGAAGGAAAAGCTATGGAAAAAATGTGGGACATCTGTAAATGCTATGGCTTTAGAGCTTTATGATGAAAGTGGCTCCAAGGTTGCAGTCCTTAGTGATGATACGAGACCACTCGGTTTCTACTCCCCTTTTGATGGGTAACTTAAAGCCTCTCTGTTCACTGTAATGAAATGTGATGACTTATTGTTCTTTTTATGCTGCTTTTGAAAAGGTTTCGGTTACACATAGTTGATCTTGACCCTTCCTCGGTCACAACTGGAGGCTGGCTTGAAGATACTTCATTGGTTGAGAAGTATACTATCTCAGAAGAGGACTATGCTAAACGAACTGGTAAGTTTGTGACTTTGTTCATCAAGTGAATATTCCTCTGATGAAATTTATTGTGTTCCAGACAGTTATAGGaaattcaaagaaaaaagaGTGGCTCAGAATCCTGCTGCTTCCGAGGTTAAGGTATgaaaagaagctataaactatttgggggggggggttagATTAAGAAATTTAAGAAGACAAAAGGTTCTTATATGATTCCTCCTTTCAACAGACGAAGGAGGAGGACTTCATGGAAGATCTCTGTGGAAATATCAAGGTGAGTCAGATCTCTCTTTCTTACTTTAAACTGAAGAGGCAGGGATAATAATGAGCTGCTGGTTTGATATTTTGTGAGACCTGATCTCTCTGTGTATTACGTGCTTCTAATCAAAATATGAAGGTGGGAAATAGATGCCAAGTTGAGCCAGGGGAGAAAAGAGGAGTGGTCAAGTACGTTGGACGAGCAGAGTCGTTGGGTCCTGGCTATTGGGTTGGAATCCAGTATGATGAACCCCTTGGCAAACACGATGGCATGTATGTGAATTTGAAACTCCTTTTCAATTTAAAGTAGAAGTCTTTTCTTGTTCTGGAACTTTGACTCTACTTGCAGCTCATGTTTCTGTGGTAGTAAAAACCTCTTTGAGGTTCTTAGTCTTGCATAAGCTTGTGCTCAACATCATGATTTTGTTAGCAAACGTACAATATGCCTAAACTCGGTTGTCATGCTTCATATTGGCTGCAGGGTGAAAGGAACAAGGTTATTTGAATGCCCTCAGCTTCATGGTGGTGTGGTCCGGCCTGACAAAGTAAAGGTAATTATCTTTTTCTACAAGGTCTTAGCATCAGAGTGACATGACCTATTAGTCTATTACACTTGATAGAATTGAACTGGTTTAGTGTTTCTTAGACATGATGGTTTCTATGATATTGCTATTTGTTAGAAAGATATGCTGGACTAGATTCTCATCACGGTTAAGTAGTTAGTTGGCTGCGTAGATTAAAATTGTAAGCCACATATTCTGCTACTCATGAACTTTGTATTGGCTTGCAGGTTGGTGATTATCCAGAAAGGGACCCCTTCGAGGAAGATGAAATATAAGCTTTTCAAACCAGCGAAAGGAGTTTGAAAGATTTGCTTTTTGTACCTCTTGTTTCGGTTTTCAAAAGAGTTTGTGAAACACAATGCAACAACactttaaaagtattttaactttgatgaagaagaataaTAAACTACTAAAAGATTCTTATATCCTCACAAGAAATCATGTTATGATGATTATACACACAATTATCCAAGAGGATGCAGTTGCAGTCCTTAGTCTCTATCTTTTACCAAATTGTTGATCATCTTAGCAAGAGGAACAGTTCCTTTAGTCATGATCTCCAACCTCGAGGTATTAGAAGCATGCGAGAAGAGCGACAACCCGAAGAACACCAAGTCCGGGAGAAACAGCCTCGACGACAAGAAGCCATGCCAGTAACGCGGTTCCAGGTCAAAGAACGCATCAAAGAACCTCCTAGTagcatccaaatcaagcttcagcAATATATCCATCCCAAAACAGAAGAACTCCCTCTGTCTCCGCCTTTCAATAGGCCACAAGTCTCTCCACACCTCAGCCGAGAGCTCATCTCCTTTAGTAGAACCAAGGTACCTCACTATAGCGTTTGCAACTATTGGAGCAGCTGCAAGAGTCCTAGCCACCATGTAACCAGTCGAAGGATGAACCATCCCCGCCGTACCGCCAATGCCAACAACTCTTTGAGGCAAGACAGGTAAAGGACCTCCCATAGGGATCACACAACGCTCGTCTTCCTCAATACGCTTCACATTGATCCCCAAATGTTTCAGCCTCGCAACCATCCTCTCTTGGATATCTTCCATCTTCAAACCCGGCCTAGCCACAAGAGACGTCTCCTCAAGAAAGATTCTGTTTGAAGAAAACGGCATCGCGTACAAGAACGTAGGGATCTTGCTGTTCCGTTCTTTAACCTCAGGGTACGCGTCAAGATGCTTATCTCTCCAGTCCATAAACACCATCTTATCCACATCAAACGGGTGGCCATCGACCTCAGCAACGATACCATAAGCTACTTGATACCCAGGGTTATACGGCTTGTCGTACTGCACCAAGCATCTTGAAAAACCAGTAGCGTCCAGAACAACAGAAGCCTGAATCTTCACACCGTCACTGCAAACCACAGTGGAGTTAACCTCCTCGTGAACCACGTTGGTCACCTTAGCCTGATGGAACCTAACACCGTTGGTGATGCACTTCTGAAGCATCTTGGATTTGAGCTGTTTACGGTTGACTCTCCCGTAAGGCCGGGATAGGTCCTTCTCGGCGCCGTCGTTGATGTAGACGACGGCGCCGGACCAGGTGGTGTCTAGGCAGTCTAGCAAGTCCATGGCTTCGAACTCGTCAACCCAAACTCCATAGTTGTTAGGCCAAATGAGTTTGGGGGAAGGGTCGATGGAGCATACAGAGAGTCCAGCTTCTGAGACTTGTTGAGCCACGGCTAAACCAGCAGGGCCGCCGCCGACGATAGCTAGATCAACAGTTTTGTTCAGGGAAGTGTCGTATAAAGGAAGGTCGAAGTCGAGATTCTCCTTCTTGGTTTCAGGAACAAGATCCAAAAGAGCACTACTAGCACTAGTGATACTACTACCGATTCTGATTGCTCTTTTTTTAACACCAAGCTTGACCCTTGAAGGATTTGGACTTAATCTCTCGAACCCATGAAACTGAGGGATGAAAAACTCGAGCTTGTTGGGTGTTCTCAAGAGAGTATCCATCGAAACAGAGAAAAAATCTTAACTTTCAGATAATTGAAGATCACCTACAtgaaacaaagagaaaagaTAAGATTTTGAGATCCCCTAGTTGTTGTAAAAGATGAAAAGAGATTTACTTACTCAGAAGCAGTAAGCTTCATGGAGATTGGAGATTGGAGATTGGAGATTGAGACTATTATCTTCctacacagagagagagatgagagagttTGTGTCTCTGTGTGTTTGTGGTTTGAGTCATCTGGTGGGGTCCGCCCGTTATggctaaaattaaattttatttcgtAAATACAGATTTTTAACCTTTTATGCATTTTATTACTCGATCTAAaagatatgttttaaaatttttacacatattataaaaactaaatataaattttaatttattaatttttgttaattttatttgttttccacTAAGTTTAACcattcatatttaaaattttagtttaacgATATATCAATCttgtgtatataatttttttaaaaagtaatttagtaaataataaataattataaataattaatttatcattttaatatttatagaaaatttattatttttagtccGTTAAAAATTGGAAAGAGTATTATGATATTATCTATAAAGGGCTTTCGGTTACTGACTTTTGGTTTGCGTTTGTCACTAGCTTACCACAACCTTAACTTGAAGCATTATCTCTCGTCTGTTGAATGTGATGAGTCCATACCTCATTACCACTAACCTTCATTTTATAACTTAAAACGCACACCAACCATTGTAGTGTTGGTATTAGTCGACATTCCGCGACACACTATCTTTAATGCGATAATGACATGAGCACAATCTATAGGTGAACTTCAAAAAACTAATACATTTAGCTTCCACCAAATTTCAAGTACTATTAAACAATTGTAACAAGTAACAAGTAACAAGTAACAAGTAACAAAACTAAAACACACAAGAAAAACACACACTGAGAATTACATACGATCTTCTCAACACTTATTACTACTACCAAACTTCAAAGCTAAAGAAATAAtgtgaaatgaaaataaatccCTTTTTATACACCCCCACCTGATAGTCCTTGCaagccaaaaacaaaatatcaaacgCCTGAATATCTTTTGTACACAAACGTTTCCTATGTTATAAGTGATGAAAGCAAAACCTGCATAGCTTTTCACAGAACAAAGGATGATGATGTCAGATCTCTGTACATTCAAAAACACAATCTGATA comes from the Brassica napus cultivar Da-Ae chromosome A5 unlocalized genomic scaffold, Da-Ae chrA05_Random_10, whole genome shotgun sequence genome and includes:
- the LOC125594205 gene encoding ganglioside-induced differentiation-associated protein 2-like isoform X1, with translation MAEDFSVVVLASDLGVDARPFLTRTDEVDEQENWHDCPQYLGDEDFADLDLLHFFTLQGSDKSGNRIFRVVGKFFPARVVSAERLKKYIFQKISNECPEGPFCLVYMHSTVQKDENSPGITILRWIYEDLPSEIKERLQVVYFVHPGLRSRLVIATLGRLLLTGGLYWKIKYVSRLQYLWEEMKKGEVEVPDFVNNHDNVLEHRPLTDYGIEPDPFHLTEVQSSSFSLNHYENRWVS
- the LOC125594205 gene encoding uncharacterized protein LOC125594205 isoform X2, translated to MAEDFSVVVLASDLGVDARPFLTRTDEVDEQENWHDCPQYLGDEDFADLDLLHFFTLQGSDKSARVVSAERLKKYIFQKISNECPEGPFCLVYMHSTVQKDENSPGITILRWIYEDLPSEIKERLQVVYFVHPGLRSRLVIATLGRLLLTGGLYWKIKYVSRLQYLWEEMKKGEVEVPDFVNNHDNVLEHRPLTDYGIEPDPFHLTEVQSSSFSLNHYENRWVS
- the LOC125594206 gene encoding tubulin-folding cofactor B-like, whose protein sequence is MATSRLQMEGDDSVLLHVTHSNLKSFAADVRFSPQMNVEAVKEKLWKKCGTSVNAMALELYDESGSKVAVLSDDTRPLGFYSPFDGFRLHIVDLDPSSVTTGGWLEDTSLVEKYTISEEDYAKRTDSYRKFKEKRVAQNPAASEVKTKEEDFMEDLCGNIKVGNRCQVEPGEKRGVVKYVGRAESLGPGYWVGIQYDEPLGKHDGMVKGTRLFECPQLHGGVVRPDKVKVGDYPERDPFEEDEI
- the LOC106452665 gene encoding lycopene beta cyclase, chloroplastic-like; the encoded protein is MDTLLRTPNKLEFFIPQFHGFERLSPNPSRVKLGVKKRAIRIGSSITSASSALLDLVPETKKENLDFDLPLYDTSLNKTVDLAIVGGGPAGLAVAQQVSEAGLSVCSIDPSPKLIWPNNYGVWVDEFEAMDLLDCLDTTWSGAVVYINDGAEKDLSRPYGRVNRKQLKSKMLQKCITNGVRFHQAKVTNVVHEEVNSTVVCSDGVKIQASVVLDATGFSRCLVQYDKPYNPGYQVAYGIVAEVDGHPFDVDKMVFMDWRDKHLDAYPEVKERNSKIPTFLYAMPFSSNRIFLEETSLVARPGLKMEDIQERMVARLKHLGINVKRIEEDERCVIPMGGPLPVLPQRVVGIGGTAGMVHPSTGYMVARTLAAAPIVANAIVRYLGSTKGDELSAEVWRDLWPIERRRQREFFCFGMDILLKLDLDATRRFFDAFFDLEPRYWHGFLSSRLFLPDLVFFGLSLFSHASNTSRLEIMTKGTVPLAKMINNLVKDRD